Genomic window (Streptomyces cadmiisoli):
CAGGTGCTCGGCCGGCGGCGGCTGCACCAGGAGGTCCGGTCCTTCCGTCCGGAGGCGCTCGGCATCTCGCTGAACTACCTGGCGAACATCCCGGAGGCCATCGAGCTGGCCGCCGGGGTGAAGCGGGCCGTCCCGGGCTGTTTCGTCTTCCTGGGCGGGCACAGCGTCTCCTTCGTCGCGGAGGAGGTGCTGGAGCAGGCCGAGGGGGCGGTGGACGCGGTGGTGCGCGGCGAGGGCGAACCGGCGGTGGCGCCGCTGCTGGCTGCCGTCCGGGACGGCGGGCTGTCGCAGGTGCCCGGCGTCGTCACCGCCGACGGGCGCGGTCCGGCGCCGCTGATGCTGCACGGCATCGACTCCCCCGCCCCGGCTCGGGACCTGATGCGCAACCGCCGGCGGTACTTCATCGGGGAGCTGGACCCCTGCGCCTCCATCGAGTTCACCCGCGGCTGCCCGTGGGACTGCTCGTTCTGCTCGGCGTGGACGTTCTACGGCCGCAGCTACCGCAAGGCCTCCCCCGAGGCGGCCGCGGCCGAGCTGGCGTCCGTCCGTGAGCCCAACGTGTTCATCGTCGACGACGTCGCGTTCATCCGGCCCGAGCACGGGGACGCCATCGCCGCGGAGGTGGAGCGCCGCCGCATCCGCAAGCGCTACTACCTGGAGACCCGCAGCGACGTCCTGCTGCGCCACCCCGAGGTGTTCGAGCGCTGGGCCCGGCTGGGGCTGCGCTACATGTTCCTCGGCATGGAGGCCATCGACGCCGAGGGCCTGGAGCTGTTCCGCAAGCGGGTCAGCCCCGACGAGAACCTGCGCGCCCTGGAGACGGCGCGGCGGCTGGGCATCCAGGTGGCCGTCAACCTGATCGTCGATCCGGCGTGGGACGAGGAACACTTCCGGGCGGTGCGGGAGTTCGCGCTCGCGGTGCCGGAGATCGTGCACTTCACCGTGATGACGCCGTATCCCGGTACGGAGATCTGGCACACCGAGTCCCGCCGGCTCACCACCCGCGACTACCGCCTCTTCGACATCCAGCACGCCGTGGTGCCGACCGCCCTGCCGCTGGAGCGGTTCTACGAGGAGCTGGTGCGCACCCAGGCCGTGATCAACCGCAAGCATCTGGGGCTGCGCACGGCGTACGGCGCGGCGCGGGTGCTGGGCCGCAACCTGCTGCACGGGCAGACGAACTTCGCCCGCATGCTGTGGAAGTTCAACCGGGTCTACAACCCGCGCCGCCAGATCGCCGACCACCGCATGCCCGTCCGCTACGAACTGCCCCTGCCGCAGCGCCTCGACGTCGCCGACCGGCGCCTGCTGTACGTCCACACGCGGGGTGCGGCGCCGGGCGCGCCGGACCCGCGGGTCACCGAGTAGGCGGGCCGGGAAGGGGCGTCGTGGCGATCGCCGTCCTCGCCTCGCTCGCCGCCGCCGTCTGCTTCGCCGTCGCGGGGGTCCTCCAGCAGTGGGCGGCCGCCGCGCGGCCGGACGAGGAGGCCCTGTCGCCGCGGCTGTTGGGCCGGTTGGTCCGGGATCCGCTGTGGCTGTGCGGGATCGGGGTGGCGGTGGTGGCGTACGGATTCCAGTCGCTGGCCCTGGCGTTCGGGCCGCTGAGTCTCGTCCAGCCGCTGATCGTGGCCGAGTTGGTCTTCGCCGTGCCGCTGTCGGCCCGGGTGCACCGGATGCGGCTGGGCCGCCGGGAGTGGCTCGGC
Coding sequences:
- the hpnR gene encoding hopanoid C-3 methylase HpnR; its protein translation is MRLLLVHPSALMYSEIFLRLEPLGLERVAGAARDAGHEVRVVDLQVLGRRRLHQEVRSFRPEALGISLNYLANIPEAIELAAGVKRAVPGCFVFLGGHSVSFVAEEVLEQAEGAVDAVVRGEGEPAVAPLLAAVRDGGLSQVPGVVTADGRGPAPLMLHGIDSPAPARDLMRNRRRYFIGELDPCASIEFTRGCPWDCSFCSAWTFYGRSYRKASPEAAAAELASVREPNVFIVDDVAFIRPEHGDAIAAEVERRRIRKRYYLETRSDVLLRHPEVFERWARLGLRYMFLGMEAIDAEGLELFRKRVSPDENLRALETARRLGIQVAVNLIVDPAWDEEHFRAVREFALAVPEIVHFTVMTPYPGTEIWHTESRRLTTRDYRLFDIQHAVVPTALPLERFYEELVRTQAVINRKHLGLRTAYGAARVLGRNLLHGQTNFARMLWKFNRVYNPRRQIADHRMPVRYELPLPQRLDVADRRLLYVHTRGAAPGAPDPRVTE